From a region of the Thermomonas sp. HDW16 genome:
- the hemB gene encoding porphobilinogen synthase produces the protein MTYPYSRPRRMRRDDFSRRLMREAVLTANDFIYPVFVHELQGREAIASMPGIERLSIDELLRVAEQASELQVPALALFPVTAPDAKSLTAEAAWDDDGLCQRAVRALKARFPELGVITDVALDPYTSHGQDGLVDDSGYVMNDETVEALVKQALSHARAGADVVAPSDMMDGRIGAIRGELESEGFIHTRILAYSAKYASAFYGPFRDAVGSAGALGKGNKYTYQMDPANSDEALREVALDLDEGADMVMVKPGMPYLDIVRRVKDEFGVPTFVYQVSGEYAMLKAAAQNGWLDERGCVLEALTSIKRAGADGVLTYFALDAARWLREAH, from the coding sequence ATGACTTACCCCTACTCCCGCCCGCGCCGCATGCGCCGCGACGACTTCTCGCGCCGGCTGATGCGCGAGGCCGTACTGACCGCCAACGACTTCATCTATCCGGTGTTCGTCCATGAACTGCAGGGACGCGAAGCCATCGCCTCGATGCCCGGCATCGAGCGCCTGTCGATCGACGAATTGCTGCGGGTGGCCGAGCAGGCCAGCGAATTGCAGGTACCGGCGCTGGCGCTGTTCCCGGTCACCGCGCCGGATGCAAAATCGCTCACCGCCGAAGCGGCTTGGGACGATGACGGCCTGTGCCAACGCGCGGTGCGTGCGCTGAAGGCGCGCTTCCCCGAACTCGGGGTGATCACCGACGTCGCGCTGGATCCGTACACCAGCCACGGCCAGGACGGTCTGGTCGACGACAGCGGCTACGTGATGAACGACGAGACCGTGGAGGCGCTGGTGAAACAGGCGCTCTCGCACGCACGCGCCGGTGCCGACGTGGTCGCGCCTTCGGACATGATGGACGGACGCATCGGCGCGATCCGTGGCGAACTGGAAAGCGAAGGCTTCATCCACACCCGCATCCTGGCCTACAGCGCCAAGTACGCCAGCGCGTTCTACGGCCCGTTCCGCGACGCGGTGGGTTCGGCCGGCGCGCTCGGCAAGGGCAACAAGTACACCTATCAAATGGATCCGGCCAATTCCGACGAAGCCCTGCGCGAGGTCGCGCTGGATCTGGACGAAGGCGCGGACATGGTGATGGTCAAGCCGGGCATGCCGTACCTGGACATCGTGCGGCGGGTGAAGGACGAGTTCGGCGTGCCGACCTTCGTCTACCAGGTCAGTGGCGAGTACGCGATGCTCAAGGCTGCCGCGCAGAACGGCTGGCTGGACGAACGCGGCTGCGTGCTGGAAGCGCTGACCAGCATCAAGCGCGCCGGTGCCGATGGCGTGCTCACCTATTTCGCGCTGGATGCGGCACGCTGGCTGCGCGAGGCACACTGA
- a CDS encoding pteridine-dependent deoxygenase, with the protein MNDTAPHPATAALRVDYRREPLDALLADPRLLAVFGFGDAAPATHVDPRYLHVALPTLGDAPFECWFVDGGIRSGRENGIAFSGDGTLQFGALDVADDDDIETAAADAYARLQTWLANSGYPHPLRIWNYMDAITEGDGDDERYRRFCVGRARGIGRALAAGELPAATAIGLPHRSGRFQLYWLAARTPGQPLENPRQLQAWRYPRQYGPQAPGFARALLPAQTTMPLLLSGTAAIVGHASQHGDSLASQLDEVLANLDSLVVTARAQRPGLAAHFGTASRLKVYVRDAGSLPHVAALLDARLPTDVPRIVLHGHVCRRELAVEIDGSHA; encoded by the coding sequence TTGAACGACACCGCCCCGCACCCTGCCACGGCCGCCTTGCGCGTGGACTACCGGCGCGAGCCGCTGGACGCGCTGCTTGCAGATCCGCGGCTGCTGGCCGTGTTCGGTTTCGGCGACGCGGCACCCGCCACGCATGTCGACCCGCGCTACCTGCATGTCGCCTTGCCGACGCTGGGCGATGCTCCGTTCGAATGCTGGTTCGTGGATGGTGGCATCCGCAGTGGTCGCGAAAACGGCATCGCCTTCAGTGGCGACGGCACGCTGCAATTCGGCGCACTCGACGTGGCGGACGACGACGACATCGAAACCGCTGCCGCCGACGCGTATGCGCGGCTGCAGACATGGCTGGCAAATAGTGGCTACCCGCATCCGCTGCGCATCTGGAACTACATGGATGCGATCACCGAGGGCGATGGCGACGACGAACGCTATCGCCGCTTCTGCGTGGGCCGCGCGCGCGGGATCGGGCGCGCACTGGCGGCAGGCGAATTGCCGGCCGCCACCGCCATCGGCCTGCCGCACCGCAGCGGCCGCTTCCAGCTGTATTGGCTGGCCGCGCGCACGCCCGGCCAGCCGCTGGAAAATCCGCGCCAGCTGCAGGCCTGGCGTTACCCGCGCCAGTATGGCCCGCAGGCACCCGGCTTCGCCCGCGCCCTGTTGCCGGCGCAAACCACGATGCCGCTGCTGCTGTCGGGGACGGCGGCGATCGTCGGCCACGCCTCGCAACACGGCGATTCGCTGGCCTCGCAGCTGGACGAAGTGCTGGCCAACCTGGACAGCCTGGTCGTCACCGCGCGCGCGCAGCGGCCGGGGCTGGCCGCGCACTTCGGTACGGCGTCGCGCCTCAAGGTCTATGTGCGCGATGCGGGTTCCCTGCCACATGTCGCCGCCCTGCTGGACGCGCGCCTGCCGACCGATGTCCCCCGCATCGTCCTGCATGGCCACGTCTGCCGGCGCGAACTGGCGGTGGAAATCGACGGCAGCCACGCCTGA
- a CDS encoding glycosyltransferase family 2 protein has protein sequence MAGILEWMENANASPTLTPDRIAVVIPALNEALRIREVAEGALRHCPNVILVDDGSDDGTAEAVADLPITVLRHANRMGKGAGLRDGFAEALRQGFDAVIAMDGDGQHSGEDIPRLLAAANRFPGWIVIGARLRKRANQPTYRRLANEFGDWGIAWGTGYQVADSQSGQRLYPAQVCRLGCSGIPGEDFVFEAQIVMSAAQELGTRCVSVPIEARYNQIHGAPDFRPSHFRPLRDLWRITSHIVAQCVRRGGLWAVHKRVLQNPPVIDDPSGEFAAAPAQPLPH, from the coding sequence ATGGCTGGCATACTGGAGTGGATGGAAAACGCCAACGCATCCCCCACCCTGACCCCTGATCGTATCGCGGTGGTCATTCCCGCGCTGAACGAGGCCCTGCGTATCCGCGAGGTGGCCGAGGGCGCATTGCGGCACTGCCCGAACGTGATCCTGGTCGACGACGGTTCCGACGACGGCACCGCCGAGGCGGTGGCCGACCTGCCGATCACCGTACTCCGCCACGCCAACCGCATGGGCAAGGGCGCCGGCCTGCGCGACGGATTTGCCGAAGCGCTACGGCAGGGTTTCGACGCGGTGATCGCGATGGACGGCGACGGCCAGCACAGCGGTGAGGACATCCCGCGCCTGCTCGCTGCCGCCAACCGTTTCCCTGGCTGGATCGTGATCGGCGCGCGCCTGCGCAAGCGCGCCAACCAGCCCACCTACCGCCGGCTGGCCAACGAATTCGGCGACTGGGGCATCGCCTGGGGCACTGGCTACCAGGTCGCCGACAGCCAGAGTGGACAGCGCCTGTATCCGGCGCAGGTGTGTCGACTGGGCTGCAGCGGCATCCCCGGCGAGGACTTCGTGTTCGAGGCGCAGATCGTGATGTCGGCTGCGCAGGAGCTGGGCACGCGCTGCGTATCGGTGCCGATCGAGGCCCGCTACAACCAGATCCACGGCGCGCCGGACTTCCGCCCCAGCCACTTCCGCCCGCTGCGCGACCTGTGGCGGATCACCAGCCATATCGTCGCCCAGTGCGTGCGCCGCGGCGGGCTGTGGGCGGTGCACAAGCGCGTGCTGCAGAACCCGCCGGTGATCGACGATCCCTCGGGCGAGTTCGCCGCCGCGCCCGCGCAACCGCTGCCGCATTGA
- a CDS encoding S9 family peptidase yields the protein MNAKYWLLGVLAVSGMGDATAQVTAADYQRATKMLGDRTAPLVDDTVRATTWLDDGSLVYGKTDGGNTAWLRLNPATGTPAPAFDAKALAMASDKANPKGKPADADKLMVTGFKHDGAALRIDLRGSAYRCDAAGCAAIAKAKSGDEPGAASPDGSREAFIRGWNLWLRDVASGKETQLTFDGKPDYGYATDNAGWKHTDNAILVWSPDGQKIATFQQDQRKTSTMTLVGTNVGAPKVQQWKYPFVGDKDVTMIERVIIDLSGDKAKTIRLQMPADQHRSTCSDDIVCDDGWEDVQWAKDGRTLAFISTDRGHKSAKLRVADAATGTVHDVYEEVVKTQYQSAPALGGVNWRYLPESNEFLWFSQKSDWGHLYLHDLATGKLKRQLTSGDWNVTRIGHLDLASRTLWFDGVGREAGRDPYFVHYYKVGLDGGGVQLLTPEDANHAVVPSDDGKYFVDTYSTIATAPVAVLRDADGKQVHELARADLTRLKATGWVAPESFTVKARDGKTDLYGQLFKPSNFDASKKYPIITYIYPGPQVGSVRSRSFMPAHGDHQALAELGFVVIAVDGMGTPLRSKSFQDAWYGNMADNTLPDQVAALKQLAAKYPWIDATRAGMWGHSGGGNATAAAMFRYPDVYKVGIAESGNHDNLTYEDDWAERYHGLLEDKGDGKTNYTGQDNASVAKNLKGKLFLLHGLMDDNVPPQSTLQVVDALMKANKDFDLLLLPHARHGFGADSYYVMRRRWDYFVKNLLGVEPPAQFELKPAM from the coding sequence ATGAATGCGAAGTATTGGTTGTTGGGAGTGCTGGCCGTGAGCGGCATGGGTGATGCAACGGCGCAGGTCACGGCTGCCGATTACCAACGCGCGACGAAGATGCTGGGCGACCGCACCGCGCCGTTGGTCGACGATACGGTGCGCGCCACCACCTGGCTGGACGACGGCAGCCTGGTCTACGGCAAGACGGACGGCGGCAACACCGCCTGGCTGCGCTTGAACCCGGCCACCGGCACGCCGGCGCCCGCGTTCGATGCCAAGGCGCTGGCCATGGCCAGCGACAAGGCCAACCCGAAAGGCAAGCCGGCCGATGCCGACAAGCTGATGGTCACCGGCTTCAAACACGATGGCGCTGCGCTGCGCATCGATCTGCGCGGCAGCGCCTATCGCTGCGATGCCGCCGGTTGTGCGGCCATCGCCAAGGCCAAGAGCGGCGACGAGCCCGGCGCTGCATCGCCAGACGGCAGCCGCGAAGCCTTCATCCGCGGCTGGAATCTGTGGCTGCGCGATGTCGCCAGCGGCAAGGAAACCCAGCTGACCTTCGACGGCAAGCCGGATTACGGTTACGCCACCGACAACGCCGGCTGGAAGCACACCGACAACGCCATTCTGGTGTGGTCGCCGGATGGCCAGAAAATCGCCACCTTCCAGCAGGACCAGCGCAAGACCAGCACCATGACCCTGGTCGGGACCAACGTGGGTGCCCCGAAGGTTCAGCAGTGGAAGTACCCGTTCGTCGGCGACAAGGACGTGACGATGATCGAGCGGGTGATCATCGACCTGAGCGGCGACAAGGCGAAGACCATCCGCCTGCAGATGCCGGCCGACCAACACCGCTCCACCTGCAGCGACGACATCGTCTGCGACGACGGCTGGGAAGACGTGCAGTGGGCGAAGGACGGCAGGACCCTGGCCTTCATCAGCACCGACCGCGGCCACAAATCCGCCAAGTTGCGCGTGGCTGATGCCGCTACCGGCACCGTGCATGATGTCTACGAAGAAGTGGTGAAGACGCAGTACCAGAGCGCGCCTGCGCTGGGCGGGGTCAACTGGCGCTATCTGCCGGAAAGCAACGAATTCCTCTGGTTCAGCCAGAAGTCCGACTGGGGCCATCTGTACCTGCACGACCTGGCCACCGGCAAGCTGAAGCGACAGCTCACCAGCGGCGACTGGAATGTCACCCGCATCGGTCATCTCGACCTGGCCAGCCGCACGCTGTGGTTCGATGGCGTGGGCCGCGAAGCTGGCCGTGACCCGTACTTCGTCCACTACTACAAGGTGGGCTTGGACGGCGGCGGTGTGCAGTTGCTGACGCCGGAAGACGCCAACCACGCCGTTGTGCCTTCGGATGACGGCAAGTACTTCGTCGATACCTATTCGACCATCGCCACCGCGCCGGTCGCGGTGCTGCGTGACGCCGACGGCAAGCAGGTGCATGAACTCGCACGCGCCGACCTCACGCGCCTCAAGGCTACCGGCTGGGTGGCGCCGGAGTCGTTCACGGTGAAGGCGCGCGACGGCAAGACCGACCTGTACGGCCAGCTGTTCAAGCCGTCTAATTTCGATGCCAGCAAGAAGTACCCGATCATCACTTATATCTATCCGGGCCCGCAGGTGGGTTCGGTGCGCTCGCGCAGCTTCATGCCGGCGCATGGCGATCACCAGGCGCTGGCCGAACTCGGCTTCGTCGTGATTGCCGTGGATGGCATGGGCACCCCGCTGCGCAGCAAGTCCTTCCAGGATGCGTGGTACGGCAACATGGCGGACAACACCCTGCCGGACCAGGTGGCCGCGTTGAAGCAACTTGCGGCGAAATATCCGTGGATCGACGCCACCCGCGCCGGCATGTGGGGCCATTCCGGCGGCGGCAACGCCACCGCAGCGGCGATGTTCCGCTACCCGGACGTGTACAAGGTCGGCATCGCCGAATCCGGCAACCACGACAACCTCACCTACGAAGACGATTGGGCCGAGCGCTATCACGGCTTGCTCGAGGACAAAGGCGATGGCAAGACCAATTACACCGGCCAAGACAATGCCTCCGTCGCCAAGAACCTGAAGGGCAAGCTGTTCCTGTTGCACGGGCTGATGGACGACAACGTGCCGCCGCAATCGACCCTGCAGGTAGTCGACGCGCTGATGAAGGCGAACAAGGATTTCGACTTGTTGCTGCTGCCGCACGCGCGGCACGGCTTTGGTGCAGACAGCTACTACGTGATGCGCCGGCGCTGGGATTACTTCGTCAAGAACCTGCTGGGCGTGGAGCCGCCGGCACAGTTCGAACTGAAGCCGGCGATGTAA
- a CDS encoding glutathione binding-like protein, translating into MIDLHYWPTPNGHKITLFLEEAGLEYRILPVDIGKGAQFDAGYLKISPNNKMPAIVDHAPADGGAPISVFESGAILQYLANKTSRFLGIAEGADAQTALRQRILVNEWLFWQMAGLGPMTGQYGHFHVYAPEDIGYAKDRYRKEAERLLGVLDKQLQGRAFIAGGDYSIADMASYPWISPYNKAPLDLTAFPNIERWHSDVAARPATMRAYALSKQVNPEAGKTLSDEEKKILFGQGAR; encoded by the coding sequence ATGATCGACCTGCATTACTGGCCCACGCCGAATGGGCACAAGATCACCCTGTTCCTGGAAGAAGCCGGGCTGGAGTACCGCATCCTGCCGGTGGATATCGGCAAGGGCGCGCAGTTCGATGCCGGTTACCTGAAGATTTCGCCGAACAACAAGATGCCGGCGATCGTCGATCACGCTCCTGCCGACGGCGGCGCACCGATCAGCGTGTTCGAATCCGGCGCGATCCTGCAGTACCTGGCCAACAAGACCAGCCGCTTCCTGGGCATTGCCGAGGGCGCGGACGCGCAAACCGCATTGCGCCAGCGCATCCTGGTCAACGAATGGCTGTTCTGGCAGATGGCCGGGCTGGGCCCGATGACCGGCCAGTACGGGCATTTCCACGTGTATGCGCCGGAAGACATCGGCTACGCGAAAGACCGCTACCGCAAGGAAGCCGAACGCCTGCTGGGCGTGCTGGACAAACAGTTGCAGGGCCGCGCCTTCATCGCCGGCGGCGACTACAGCATCGCCGACATGGCCAGCTATCCGTGGATCAGCCCATACAACAAGGCACCGCTGGACCTCACCGCGTTCCCGAATATCGAGCGCTGGCATTCCGACGTGGCCGCACGGCCGGCGACGATGCGCGCATATGCGCTCTCCAAGCAAGTGAATCCGGAAGCCGGCAAGACGCTCTCAGATGAGGAGAAGAAGATCCTGTTCGGACAGGGCGCACGCTGA
- a CDS encoding TIGR00645 family protein, giving the protein MSTDRDTRLNPLPALIFSSRWLQLPLYLGLIVAQGVYVFLFLKELTHLVADATTLSEQEIMLLVLGLIDVVMISNLLMMVIVGGYETFVSRMRLERHPDQPEWLSHVNASVLKVKLAMAIIGISSIHLLKTFIEAGNLDGMPLCGTPGAFVAAKDALAIGYAGVTCSKVTATGVMWQTIIHTIFILSALGIAWTDKVMSATPGKRAAH; this is encoded by the coding sequence ATGTCCACAGACCGCGATACACGCCTGAATCCGTTGCCCGCGCTGATCTTCTCCTCGCGCTGGCTGCAGCTGCCGCTCTACCTGGGCTTGATCGTGGCGCAGGGCGTGTACGTGTTCCTGTTCCTCAAGGAACTCACGCACCTGGTGGCCGACGCCACCACCCTGAGCGAACAGGAGATCATGCTGCTGGTGCTGGGCCTGATCGACGTGGTGATGATCAGCAACCTGCTGATGATGGTGATCGTGGGCGGCTACGAGACCTTCGTTTCGCGCATGCGCCTGGAGCGCCACCCCGACCAGCCGGAATGGCTGAGCCACGTCAACGCCAGCGTGCTCAAGGTCAAACTGGCGATGGCGATCATCGGCATCTCCTCGATCCACCTGCTGAAGACCTTCATCGAGGCCGGCAATCTGGATGGCATGCCGCTGTGCGGTACGCCGGGCGCGTTCGTGGCCGCGAAAGATGCACTGGCGATCGGCTACGCCGGCGTGACCTGCAGCAAGGTCACCGCCACTGGCGTGATGTGGCAGACCATCATCCACACCATCTTCATCCTGTCCGCGCTGGGCATCGCCTGGACCGACAAGGTGATGTCGGCCACGCCGGGCAAGCGCGCCGCGCACTGA
- the uvrD gene encoding DNA helicase II, which yields MDVSHLLDGLNPAQREAVSAAPGHYLVLAGAGSGKTRVLTHRIAWLHEVFGVPVHGILAVTFTNKAAGEMRARIGAQLGGEPRGMWIGTFHGIAHRLLRLHWQEAKLPESFQVLDSDDQQRLVKRVLQALEIDDSRFPPRQIAWWINAQKDEGRRPQHIQPSGDEWGEVMLRAYTEYQARCERAGLVDFAELLLRAHELLRDNAALLAHYRHRFGQLLVDEFQDTNAIQYGFVRLLAGDTGQVFVVGDDDQAIYGWRGAKVENVQRFLRDFPGAVTLKLEQNYRSSANILNAANAVISHNDDRLGKQLWTDAGEGESIDLYAAYNEIDEARYAIERIAQWVRDGGSYGEAAILYRSNAQSRAFEEALLAAQIPYRVYGGMRFFERAEIKDTLAYLRLIANRDDDAAFERAVNTPTRGIGERTLDEVRRAAREHGVSLWRAVQRVCGETVLAARARNALATFKNLIEALAVETTEMPLQEKIDHVLARSGLRMHYENESRGSLDSRTDNLDELVSVASRFRRGDDEDAAQMSELVAFLSYASLEAGEGQAQAGADGVQLMTLHSAKGLEFPLVFLVGLEEGLFPNMRSAEEPGRMAEERRLAYVGITRARQQLVLSHAETRRIHGSDMYGLPSRFLREIPKALLREIRPKPQAARGGYSTQRDRYVPRDRGHAALETPAIQLGSNVRHPTFGTGFVTDVEGSGSHARVQVNFEDSGSKWLVLAYANLQPA from the coding sequence ATGGATGTTTCCCACCTGCTCGACGGGCTGAACCCGGCCCAGCGCGAAGCCGTGTCCGCCGCACCCGGCCATTACCTGGTGCTGGCCGGCGCCGGCTCCGGCAAGACCCGCGTACTGACCCACCGCATCGCCTGGCTGCACGAGGTGTTCGGCGTGCCGGTGCACGGCATCCTCGCGGTCACCTTCACCAACAAGGCGGCGGGCGAGATGCGCGCGCGCATCGGCGCGCAGCTGGGCGGCGAGCCGCGCGGGATGTGGATCGGCACCTTCCACGGCATCGCCCACCGCCTGCTGCGCCTGCACTGGCAGGAAGCGAAGCTGCCGGAAAGCTTCCAGGTGCTGGACAGCGACGACCAGCAGCGACTGGTGAAGCGCGTGCTGCAGGCGCTGGAGATCGACGACAGCCGCTTCCCGCCGCGCCAGATCGCGTGGTGGATCAACGCGCAGAAGGACGAAGGCCGCCGTCCGCAGCACATCCAGCCGTCCGGCGACGAGTGGGGCGAAGTGATGCTGCGCGCCTACACCGAATACCAGGCGCGTTGCGAACGCGCCGGGCTGGTGGATTTCGCCGAACTGCTGTTGCGCGCGCACGAACTGCTGCGCGACAACGCGGCCTTGCTCGCGCATTACCGCCACCGCTTCGGCCAGCTGCTGGTCGATGAATTCCAGGACACCAACGCGATCCAGTACGGCTTCGTGCGCCTGCTGGCGGGCGACACCGGCCAGGTCTTCGTGGTCGGCGACGACGACCAGGCGATCTACGGCTGGCGCGGGGCGAAGGTGGAGAACGTGCAGCGCTTCCTGCGCGATTTCCCCGGTGCGGTGACGCTGAAGCTGGAGCAGAACTACCGCTCCAGCGCCAACATCCTCAATGCCGCGAATGCGGTGATCTCCCATAACGACGACCGCTTGGGCAAGCAGCTGTGGACGGATGCCGGCGAAGGCGAATCCATCGACCTGTACGCGGCCTACAACGAGATCGACGAGGCGCGTTATGCGATCGAGCGCATCGCGCAATGGGTGCGCGATGGCGGCAGCTACGGCGAGGCCGCGATCCTGTACCGCAGCAATGCGCAATCGCGCGCCTTCGAAGAAGCGTTGCTGGCGGCGCAGATCCCGTACCGCGTGTACGGCGGCATGCGCTTCTTCGAACGCGCCGAAATCAAGGACACGCTGGCCTACCTGCGCCTGATCGCCAATCGCGATGACGACGCAGCCTTCGAACGCGCGGTCAACACGCCGACCCGCGGCATCGGCGAACGCACCCTGGACGAAGTGCGCCGCGCGGCGCGCGAACATGGCGTCTCGCTGTGGCGCGCGGTGCAACGCGTGTGCGGCGAGACCGTGCTGGCCGCGCGTGCGCGCAACGCGCTGGCGACGTTCAAAAACCTGATCGAAGCGCTGGCCGTGGAAACCACGGAGATGCCGCTGCAGGAAAAAATCGACCATGTGTTGGCGCGCAGTGGATTGCGCATGCACTACGAAAACGAATCGCGCGGCTCGCTGGATTCGCGTACCGACAACCTGGACGAACTGGTCTCGGTCGCCTCGCGCTTCCGTCGCGGCGACGACGAGGACGCCGCGCAAATGAGCGAGCTGGTGGCCTTCCTCAGTTATGCCTCGCTGGAAGCAGGTGAAGGACAGGCGCAGGCCGGTGCTGATGGCGTGCAGCTGATGACCCTGCACAGCGCCAAGGGCCTGGAATTTCCGCTGGTATTCCTGGTCGGATTGGAAGAAGGATTGTTCCCGAACATGCGTTCGGCGGAGGAGCCCGGTCGCATGGCGGAGGAACGTCGGCTCGCCTATGTCGGCATCACTCGCGCACGCCAGCAGCTGGTGTTGAGCCATGCGGAAACCCGGCGCATCCACGGCAGCGATATGTACGGCCTGCCGTCGCGTTTCCTGCGCGAGATCCCGAAGGCCCTGCTGCGCGAAATTCGCCCCAAGCCGCAGGCCGCGCGTGGCGGCTACTCGACGCAGCGCGATCGCTATGTGCCGCGCGATCGCGGGCATGCGGCGCTGGAAACCCCGGCGATCCAGCTGGGCTCGAATGTGCGTCATCCCACCTTCGGCACCGGCTTCGTCACCGATGTCGAAGGCAGCGGTTCGCATGCGCGCGTGCAAGTGAACTTCGAGGACAGCGGCAGCAAGTGGCTGGTGCTGGCCTACGCCAACTTGCAGCCGGCCTGA
- a CDS encoding DUF1456 family protein, with translation MINNDVLRSIRYMLDLSDNKVLELISLPDPGFAIDKEALQGFLKKEGEDGFVECPDVVLAHFLDGLVQYMRGKDDSLPPRPVEKRVNNNVVLKKLRVAFELKDVDMHEVFAAAGFPISKPELSALFRQPGHKNFRLCGDQLLRNFLKGLTLRVRGA, from the coding sequence ATGATCAACAACGACGTGCTGCGCAGCATCCGCTACATGCTCGACCTCAGCGACAACAAGGTGCTCGAGCTCATCAGCCTGCCGGACCCGGGCTTTGCCATCGACAAGGAGGCGCTGCAAGGCTTCCTGAAGAAGGAAGGCGAGGACGGTTTCGTCGAATGCCCCGATGTCGTGCTGGCGCATTTCCTCGATGGGTTGGTGCAGTACATGCGCGGCAAGGACGACAGCCTGCCGCCGCGCCCGGTGGAGAAGCGGGTCAACAACAACGTGGTGCTGAAGAAGCTGCGCGTTGCCTTCGAGCTGAAGGACGTGGACATGCACGAGGTGTTCGCCGCTGCCGGCTTCCCGATCTCCAAGCCGGAGTTGAGCGCGCTGTTCCGCCAACCCGGGCACAAGAATTTCCGCCTGTGCGGCGACCAGCTGCTGCGCAATTTCCTCAAGGGCCTGACCCTGCGCGTGCGCGGCGCCTGA
- a CDS encoding SDR family oxidoreductase has translation MDENSTPDTGDDAALIERLRAATSALEQVADDHSLLARLPKEDRDRLQRAVAGVYHPDPVARRQRMKAAERARAAEAIRKDDALLDDTGIRALRRKPVFTASNYFPPTGFEANDIKPGEEGARMTQRESIHLQHCYVCKQKYTQIHHFYDQMCPACAEFNFAKRTELADLHGRVALLTGGRVKIGYQTGLKLLRCGAHLIVTTRFPRDSAQRYAEEPDFEQWKHRLEIFGLDLRHTPSVEAFCRGLLETHERLDFIVNNACQTVRRPPDFYTHMMQAERAALADAPEPIRALLGRYEGMRGADAGEAGNDSAVAVLGQGGSAAPGLTHAAELSQLPLLQEELLSQQHLFPEGRLDQDLQQIDLREQNSWRLLMHEVPSVELLEVQLVNAVAPFLLNARLKPLMLRTPGRDKHVVNVSAMEGQFYRNFKTTRHPHTNMAKAALNMMTRTSAADYHGDGIHMNSVDTGWVTDEDPVALAARKIIEERFHPPLDIVDGAARILDPIIDGINTGNHVWGQFLKDYRPTDW, from the coding sequence ATCGATGAAAACTCGACGCCGGACACGGGCGATGACGCTGCGTTGATCGAACGCCTGCGCGCCGCGACCTCGGCGCTTGAACAAGTGGCCGACGATCATTCCCTGCTGGCGCGCTTGCCCAAGGAAGATCGCGACCGCCTGCAACGCGCGGTGGCCGGCGTCTATCACCCGGATCCGGTGGCGCGCCGCCAGCGCATGAAGGCCGCCGAACGCGCCCGCGCTGCCGAGGCGATCCGCAAGGACGATGCCCTGCTGGACGATACCGGCATCCGCGCGCTGCGCCGCAAGCCGGTGTTCACCGCCAGCAACTACTTCCCGCCGACCGGCTTCGAAGCCAACGACATCAAGCCCGGCGAGGAAGGCGCGCGGATGACCCAACGCGAATCGATCCATCTGCAGCATTGCTATGTCTGCAAGCAGAAATACACGCAGATCCACCATTTCTACGACCAGATGTGCCCGGCCTGCGCCGAGTTCAATTTCGCCAAGCGCACCGAACTCGCCGACCTGCATGGCCGGGTCGCGTTGCTCACTGGCGGGCGGGTCAAGATCGGCTACCAGACCGGACTCAAGCTGTTGCGTTGCGGCGCGCACCTGATCGTCACCACGCGCTTCCCGCGCGATTCCGCCCAGCGTTATGCGGAGGAGCCCGACTTCGAGCAATGGAAGCATCGGCTGGAAATCTTCGGCCTGGATCTTCGCCACACGCCCAGCGTGGAAGCGTTCTGCCGCGGCCTGCTGGAAACGCACGAGCGGCTGGATTTCATCGTCAACAACGCCTGCCAGACCGTGCGTCGTCCGCCGGATTTCTATACCCACATGATGCAGGCCGAGCGCGCGGCGCTGGCCGATGCGCCGGAACCGATCCGCGCCTTGCTGGGCCGCTACGAAGGCATGCGTGGCGCGGATGCGGGCGAGGCCGGCAACGATAGTGCGGTCGCCGTGCTCGGGCAGGGCGGATCGGCGGCACCCGGGTTGACCCATGCTGCCGAACTCTCGCAATTGCCGCTGTTGCAGGAAGAATTGCTGTCCCAGCAACACCTGTTCCCCGAAGGGCGGCTGGACCAGGACCTGCAGCAAATCGATCTGCGCGAGCAGAACTCATGGCGGTTGCTGATGCACGAGGTGCCGTCGGTGGAATTGCTGGAAGTGCAACTGGTCAATGCCGTCGCCCCGTTCCTGCTCAACGCGCGGCTGAAACCGCTGATGTTGCGCACGCCCGGCCGCGACAAGCACGTGGTCAATGTGTCGGCGATGGAAGGGCAGTTCTACCGCAACTTCAAGACCACCCGGCACCCGCATACCAACATGGCCAAGGCCGCGCTCAACATGATGACGCGCACCTCCGCGGCGGATTACCACGGCGACGGCATCCACATGAACAGCGTCGACACCGGCTGGGTGACCGACGAAGACCCGGTGGCGCTGGCGGCGCGCAAGATCATCGAGGAACGCTTCCATCCGCCGCTGGACATCGTCGATGGCGCGGCGCGCATCCTCGATCCCATCATCGATGGCATCAATACCGGCAACCACGTGTGGGGCCAGTTCCTGAAGGACTACCGGCCGACCGATTGGTGA